Proteins encoded in a region of the Mycoplasma mobile 163K genome:
- a CDS encoding MAG6790 family protein yields MYQYKAVLKSTQEIIAEGHTVEDIEHQIVAFRRAAKKGDHTRSNEQVQIIHVKRAQKEGANLAKEEVVKIV; encoded by the coding sequence ATGTATCAATATAAAGCGGTCTTGAAATCAACTCAAGAAATCATTGCTGAAGGACATACAGTTGAAGATATAGAGCACCAAATTGTAGCTTTTAGAAGAGCAGCAAAAAAAGGTGATCATACAAGATCAAATGAGCAAGTTCAAATCATACACGTAAAAAGAGCGCAAAAAGAAGGTGCTAATTTAGCTAAAGAAGAAGTTGTTAAAATTGTTTAA
- a CDS encoding DJ-1/PfpI family protein — MKLLTLVLDEFQDIELINVNATLQRGNFLEKNDFYNPHNKKVVTGQFNIANVNTITQINENDYDAIFIPGGKAAQHLRKDSKSLNLIESFIKKNKIIIMICDAPNAIYESNLLKKDIIFTSYPVESILKLKPIQRNEDNVVYYKNFFSAKSAAFSIELGLKVIEVLKSKQESERVSKNLWGN; from the coding sequence ATGAAACTGCTAACTTTAGTTCTTGATGAATTTCAAGATATTGAATTGATTAATGTAAATGCAACTTTACAAAGAGGAAATTTTTTAGAAAAAAATGATTTTTATAATCCACATAATAAAAAAGTAGTAACAGGCCAATTTAATATTGCTAATGTAAATACTATTACTCAAATAAACGAAAATGATTATGATGCTATTTTTATTCCAGGAGGAAAAGCAGCCCAACATCTAAGAAAAGATTCAAAATCTTTAAACTTAATTGAAAGTTTTATTAAGAAAAATAAAATAATTATCATGATTTGTGATGCTCCAAATGCTATTTATGAAAGTAATCTTTTGAAAAAGGATATTATATTTACCTCTTATCCAGTTGAAAGTATTTTAAAACTAAAGCCTATACAAAGAAATGAAGATAATGTTGTTTATTACAAAAATTTTTTTAGCGCAAAATCAGCAGCTTTTTCAATTGAATTAGGTTTAAAAGTAATAGAGGTTTTAAAAAGTAAACAAGAATCAGAAAGAGTTTCTAAAAATCTTTGAGGTAATTAA
- a CDS encoding type III pantothenate kinase: MNLYLDIGNTNLKFGYEIENQFHFYTLPTLENYTCDMLSKNLESFIKKQKFNYLIVSSVVPSLNLVIKDFASIHLKSKVMFIDKIKKEILNLNGREHSSIGSDIIANALYVSSRYEDAIVISLGTATVIFHVVSKRLEGAIIAPGVKNSYLSLIQSAKKLSEVILKLPRKNLGGNTQEAISLGILKGNFHLINGFINELDPKGKSKILITGGNYGMLKDVLKDYEYVDNMVILGLKDYYEIFK, translated from the coding sequence ATGAATTTATACTTAGATATTGGTAACACGAATTTAAAATTTGGCTATGAAATTGAAAATCAATTTCATTTTTATACATTACCAACTTTAGAGAATTATACATGTGATATGCTTAGCAAAAATTTAGAATCATTTATTAAAAAGCAAAAATTTAATTATTTAATTGTTTCAAGCGTTGTTCCTTCTTTGAATTTAGTAATAAAAGATTTTGCTTCAATTCATTTAAAATCCAAAGTTATGTTTATTGATAAAATAAAAAAAGAAATTTTGAATTTAAATGGACGTGAACATAGTTCTATTGGGAGCGACATTATCGCAAATGCTTTATATGTATCAAGTAGATATGAAGATGCAATTGTTATTTCTTTAGGAACTGCAACAGTAATTTTTCATGTTGTTTCAAAACGCTTAGAAGGAGCTATTATTGCTCCAGGAGTTAAAAATTCATATTTAAGTTTAATCCAATCTGCAAAAAAACTTAGTGAAGTAATTTTAAAATTACCTAGAAAAAATTTAGGTGGTAATACTCAAGAAGCTATCTCTTTAGGAATTTTAAAAGGAAACTTTCATTTGATAAATGGTTTTATCAATGAATTAGATCCAAAGGGAAAAAGTAAAATTTTGATTACTGGTGGTAATTATGGGATGCTAAAAGATGTTTTAAAAGATTATGAATATGTAGATAATATGGTTATTTTAGGATTAAAAGATTATTATGAAATTTTTAAATAA
- a CDS encoding phosphopantothenoylcysteine decarboxylase, with product MKQIGIIVTSSVAIIKIKTLKEILFLKGFEVFIILTTNALIHYKNIQELNPVLLNQDLTKQSEHIAFVKRIDLFIMAPASANSISKFVNGICDNMALAMLMATNKPILFAPSMNDLMYESILKRNHIETLENWGHYIIGPMYGKLSEGYDAIGRMAEPEEIADFASNILNNQKTSKKVIVSYGASKIYLDPIRFISNDSSGLFGKLIIKELKLLGFYVDYVDASKNSNQQILDKVKDYDIYISSAAISDFLVEKSERKIKKNSIKTLELKNNIDVLTELRKLNKNIKILGFKLDEDIQNAKDKMQKLNLDGILYNQINSMNTSKINGTLFINNQEIQFQNKAKYELAKIIAKEVAKWIYT from the coding sequence ATGAAACAAATTGGAATTATTGTTACATCAAGTGTAGCCATTATTAAAATAAAGACTTTAAAAGAAATTCTTTTTTTAAAAGGATTCGAAGTCTTTATCATTCTAACGACTAATGCTTTAATTCATTACAAAAATATTCAGGAATTAAATCCTGTTTTGTTAAATCAAGACTTAACAAAACAATCTGAACACATTGCTTTTGTTAAACGAATTGATCTTTTTATAATGGCTCCAGCAAGTGCAAATAGTATTTCAAAATTTGTGAATGGAATTTGTGACAATATGGCTCTAGCAATGTTAATGGCAACAAATAAACCAATTCTTTTTGCCCCTTCTATGAATGACTTAATGTATGAATCTATTTTAAAAAGAAATCACATTGAAACTTTAGAAAATTGAGGACATTATATAATTGGCCCAATGTATGGAAAGTTAAGTGAAGGATATGATGCAATTGGAAGAATGGCAGAACCTGAAGAAATTGCAGATTTTGCTTCAAATATTTTAAATAATCAAAAAACATCAAAAAAAGTAATTGTAAGTTATGGAGCATCTAAAATTTATTTAGATCCAATTAGATTCATTTCAAATGATAGTAGTGGTTTATTTGGGAAATTAATTATCAAAGAACTAAAACTTTTAGGATTTTATGTTGATTATGTTGATGCATCAAAAAATTCTAATCAACAAATTTTGGATAAAGTTAAAGATTATGATATTTATATTTCAAGTGCTGCAATAAGCGATTTTTTAGTTGAAAAATCAGAAAGAAAAATCAAAAAAAACTCAATTAAAACTCTTGAATTAAAAAATAACATAGATGTTTTAACAGAGCTAAGAAAGCTGAACAAGAACATTAAAATTTTAGGATTTAAGCTAGATGAAGACATTCAAAATGCAAAAGATAAAATGCAAAAATTAAATTTAGATGGAATTTTATATAATCAAATAAATTCAATGAATACTTCTAAAATAAATGGAACTTTATTTATTAATAATCAAGAAATTCAATTTCAAAATAAAGCAAAATATGAATTAGCGAAAATAATTGCAAAAGAGGTAGCAAAATGAATTTATACTTAG
- a CDS encoding phosphotransferase, whose amino-acid sequence MKKYIEIGFTNKSYTENGFFYQEKISNNFNHKIDYSILKKLDFVPKFLGQKNNINKWELIDVIPLELNKENISRIAKNFRKIHESNLKFPPFNLAGRIKEYRKIMNDKKISYPEMEKYYKKVNTILRNMDKLTPCHNDLYSANILIEKNTNKMFFIDWEYSSCGDKHFDLAYFIESNLKTDKEESILLEAYEANYDYSFILLQRLLVNYLIVLWLHTFETPPFDPKPFLKKMIELDLKHQEWIKKN is encoded by the coding sequence ATGAAAAAATATATTGAAATTGGATTTACCAATAAAAGTTATACTGAAAATGGTTTTTTTTATCAAGAAAAAATAAGTAATAATTTTAATCATAAAATTGATTATTCAATTTTAAAAAAACTAGATTTTGTCCCAAAATTTTTAGGACAAAAAAATAATATTAACAAGTGAGAATTGATTGATGTTATTCCTCTTGAATTAAATAAAGAAAATATTTCAAGAATAGCAAAAAATTTCAGAAAAATTCATGAATCTAACTTAAAATTCCCACCTTTTAATCTTGCAGGTAGAATAAAAGAATATCGAAAAATAATGAATGATAAAAAAATTTCTTATCCTGAAATGGAAAAATACTATAAAAAAGTAAATACTATTTTAAGAAATATGGATAAATTAACCCCTTGTCATAATGATTTATATTCAGCAAATATTTTGATAGAAAAAAATACTAATAAAATGTTTTTTATAGATTGAGAATATTCATCTTGTGGGGACAAACATTTTGATTTGGCTTATTTTATTGAAAGCAATTTAAAAACAGATAAAGAAGAAAGTATACTTTTAGAAGCTTATGAAGCAAATTATGACTATTCATTTATCTTATTGCAAAGATTATTAGTGAATTATCTTATTGTACTTTGATTGCATACTTTTGAAACTCCTCCTTTTGATCCAAAGCCTTTTTTAAAAAAGATGATTGAATTAGATTTAAAGCATCAAGAATGAATAAAGAAAAATTAA